From the genome of Ziziphus jujuba cultivar Dongzao chromosome 6, ASM3175591v1, one region includes:
- the LOC107434618 gene encoding blue copper protein 1b — protein sequence MASSQLFIILAIAAIFVPSISAVEFIVGDDKGWTINFDYQTWAKGKVFHVGDKLVFKYPQGAHNVLKVNGTGFQQCEAPEGTLALTSGNDVILLATPGRKWYICGVSRHCEVGNQKLFLTVHPQGFSPTPSPLPSEVPSSPATVGSGEYGWKSPVPSPSAEPPYPGTAGSESHYYWNYPPSSPSPAYPGAGSRTTNSWISRWW from the exons ATGGCCTCTTCCCAGCTATTCATCATCCTTGCCATCGCAGCCATTTTCGTCCCTTCAATTTCTGCAGTTGAATTCATTGTCGGAGATGATAAAGGCTGGACCATTAACTTTGATTACCAAACTTGGGCCAAAGGAAAGGTCTTCCATGTTGGTGATAAACTTG TGTTCAAGTACCCACAAGGAGCTCACAATGTGCTCAAAGTCAATGGTACTGGCTTCCAGCAATGTGAAGCACCGGAAGGCACCCTCGCTCTGACAAGTGGAAACGATGTGATACTTCTAGCAACCCCAGGAAGAAAATGGTACATCTGTGGCGTTTCAAGGCACTGTGAGGTTGGTAACCAGAAGCTCTTCCTTACTGTGCACCCTCAAGGTTTCTCCCCTACTCCCTCTCCCCTTCCTAGTGAAGTTCCATCATCTCCGGCGACTGTAGGCTCTGGGGAATATGGCTGGAAATCGCCGGTTCCAAGTCCGAGTGCAGAGCCACCATATCCTGGAACAGCAGGCAGTGAATCACACTATTACTGGAACTATCCTCCATCTTCACCTTCTCCAGCATATCCAGGAGCTGGATCTCGTACTACTAATAGCTGGATTTCTCGATGGTGgtaa